A stretch of DNA from Pseudomonadota bacterium:
GCCCAGCCTCCCGAGCAGTGGCTTCGCTGAGCCCCGTAAGGCCGACATTCAGGTCAAAGGTCTTGAAGATCCCAGTCCCCAAGACGCCTGGAAATCGAGCGTCACCCCCAGCCGCATTTTCGCCGGCCACGCGACCTTGCAAGTTCGCGATGTCCCCCAGTGGTTCCCACAAGGGTGCCCGCGTTAAGCGGTGAAAGCTCTCCGCGCAATCGCCGGCCGCGAACACGCCTTTGACGTTGGTCTCCATACGAGGATCGACGGCGATCGCGCCCGTGGGCCCTAGCGCGATGCCGCCCTGCTCCGCGAGCTCGACGTTCGGCCGGATGCCAATCGCGAGGACCACGAGCTCGGCGGGCAACCTCCGGCCCGATGCTGTTACCACCGGGGCGACCCGCCCCGCGTTCTCAGTGATCTCGGCCATGCCATCGTCCACAATGACACGAACGCCCTGGGCGATGAGATAGTCATGGACCCACTGACCCATCTCAGGATCGAGCCTCGGAAACAGCCGCTCCAGGCGCTCGACGATAGTCACCGTCACACCCAACGCGTGTAGGCTCTCGGCCACCTCGAGCCCGATATAGCCTGCCCCCACGATGACCGCGTCCTTCGGCCTCAAGCGATCGAGGGCCGATCGGAAACGATCGAGCTCCGCCATCGTCCTCAGCGTGACGACACCGTCCAAATGGTTTCCGGGTACGGCAGGGATCACAGGACGGGCGCCGGTCGCGAGGATCAGCCGGTCGTAGGGCACGACCTCCAGCCTATTGCGATCGAGGTCGCGCACTTTGACGACGCGTTCCTCAGTGCTCAGGTCTACCACGCGGTGGCGGAGATGTACCTCGATTCCATCCGTCTTGAATTCAGACGCGCGACGGATGATCAGCGCTTCTCGGCTCGGGACAAGGCCGCTTAGATAATAGGGCTGCCCACAGGCCGTGTACGAGACCTCGGACTCGTCTTGAAAGAGAGTAATCGCAATATCCCGGTTGACCCGGCGTGCCTTGGCGGCAGCCTTGGCGCCGGCCGCCACCCCGCCTACGACGATCAGATGCATGGGTCGATCTCCGCTTACGCCAGCCATTCGCCATCCCCCGCAAAAAAGGCCGGCTCCCCACCGGTATGCAAAAACACGACGGAGCGATACGGGGCCAAGCCGCGCCGCAGGTGCTCCAAGAGGCCCGCCATTGCCTTGCCCGTATAGGTGGGATCCAGCAACACGCCTTCCGTGCGCCCAACCAGCTGGATGGCATCCGCCGCCGCCGGGCTCGGGATCCCGTAGCCTGCGCCAATAAAGCCACCGTGCACGATGGCCTCCGCCGGAGCAAACCGCCAATCGAGGCCAAGGAGTGCCGCTGCCTCGGTCGCGAGACGGGTAATCTCGATGCGCATCGCCTCCGCCTCCCGGCTCACGGTAAAGCTCTCGACCGTCCACGGCGATCCCAGTGCCCGCGTCCCCACCAGCCAGCCGGCATGGGTTCCGCCCGAGCCGGTGGCCAGCACGATGGATTCGGGCGCAAGGCCAAGCTGGCGGCATTGCTCGAACAGCTCGTGCGCCGCCAGTGTATGCCCGAGGGCACCGAGGGCACAGGCGCCGCCGCGCGGGATGGGATAGGGACGCTGGCCCTTATGGCGCAGCTCCTCGCAGAGCGCCTCGATACCGCGATCCACAGAGGTGCGGTCCGGGTCGCCGGTGAACACCGCCTCGGCCCCAAGCATGCGCGTGACACGGTAGTTCCCGTCGACCCCTTCGGGCGCATCGCCCCAAAAGACAGCGGCACAGCGCAATCCGCAGCACGCGGCCGCCGCTGCCGTCGCGCGGACGTGGTTGGACTGAGTCCCCGCACCGGTCACGAGCACCTCGGCACCTTGGGCCATCGCATCGGGCACCAGCAGCTCCAGGCCCCGGACCTTGTTGCCCCCGAGGCCAAAACCGATCAGGTCATCCCGTTTGAACCATAAGCCCGGACCGCCAATCGCCCGGCTGAGCCGTCGCATCGGTGAAAGCGGTGTGGGTAATTCCGCCAAGGGTTCGCGCCGGATCTCCGCGAGGGCTTCCCAGGGGTTGGGTGGGCCTATGAAGCTGGGTTCACCGCTCGCCACGATCGTGCACCCGGAAAACCCTCAAGAACAGTGGCTTTGTACATTGCGCCCGAAGTGGACCGTCCGAACCGGAATCCCGTAACGGTGCGCCGTGCCCACCAGTCTTTGGCCAAGTCAAGCGAGATGCAGCCTCCGGCCCTTGGGTTCGGGGACTCTATCCCCAAACTCCCTGGCCGTATCAATCCAAAGGCTGATAGCTTCTTGGGCCTGCGCCAAGGCCAGCTCATACGAATCCCCGTGCGCCATGCACCCGGGAAGCTCGGGAACCTCGGCGACAAAGGCATCGTCTTCGGCGCTCCAAAAGATGACCACTTCGTATCTATACATCGGTCTTTTCATAACCGCACGAACCTGGCGAACCTGATATGGTTTGGCCTTGCTCCCTTGCCTCTGGAGGTTGAGCCGCTCTTCTACATCGACCCGTCGGAAAATATGGTGACTGCTTCTCGTGCGCTCCTCAAACCCCAGGTGCAATAAAAGGCTGCGCAGATCCGAGAATTCGATGTTGGCGTCCGAGCGCCCATCCAGAATGCGCAGAAGCAACTTGCCGTGTGTTCCCATCCTGGCATTTTAGTCGCGATTCATGCGGTTCGGGTAATCCTACAAGATATCGTTGTGTTTTTGATCGACTGAGAGGTTGTGAAAAAACCTACTGCGCTCGGGATCTCGCGTTCCGGCGGTGCTCGGAATCCTCATGTATTTCAACATACACTCCGGTTCCTGCGCTCCGGCGGAACGCGACCTCCCTTCGCTCGCGACGGTTTTTTCACAACCTCTGAGTACTACGGCTCTCGCCCCGCCTGGGCCAGCACGCGGTCCACCATCTCCGCGCAGCAACCCGTGCCCTGCCCCACGTCGAAGAGGCACTCGATCCCCGCGACACCGACCTGCGCTACGATCCGGGGCTCGGCAAGCACGGCTTCCCGCAGCGGGATGCCACGCTCGGCGGCGTCCATCGCCACGCGGTAGACGAGCGCATGGGCGCTCTGCTTGCCAAGCTTGGGGGACAGGGCCAGCATCACCTGCTCCGCCTGCACGAAGCCCTTGGTCGCGAGCAGATTGTCCCGCATGCGGTCCGCGTTGACCTCTAGGTGTTCGAGCAGATCGTGCAACAGCGCCAAGGCCTTGCCAGTCGCGAGACAGGCGCCGGGGAGGAGCGCCCATTCCCCCTTCCACGCGCGCCCATCGCGCTCGTGGTCGTGCACGAGATTTTCGCCCATGTGCGCGGCCTGATACCGCACCACGCGGGCCAGCGTGCCCAGGTGCTCGGCGATCTCCGGGTTGCGCTTCTGGGGCATGGTGATGCTGCCGACCGTGCCCGGCACGAATCCCTCGCAGACCTCCCCGATCTCGGGCCGCTGCAAGTTATAGATCTCGTGGCCTATGCGGTCGGCCGTCGCCGCGATCAGGGCGAGGAGGTTGAGCCACTCGGCGAGGCGATCGCGCGAGGCAGTCCAGGAGATCGCTGGAGCTGTGAGCCCGAGCTTCTCGAGAAAGCGCTGCTGCATCCCGAGCGCTTCGGGACCGAAAGCGGAGAGACTGCCGACGCCGCCCGCGAGCTGCCCCACGCCGATGCGCGCGCCGACCTCCTTGAGGCGTTGGCGGTGGCGCTGAACCTCATCGAGCCACCCGGCGGCCTTGAACCCGAAGGTGATCGGCAGGCCCGGCTGACCGTGGGTGCGCCCGCACATCGGCGTATCCCGATAGCGGCTTGCGAGGCCGCTCAGCACCGTCGCAATGCGTGTAAGCTGGTCCGCAAAGATATCGCGCACCTTCACCAGAATCCGAGCCGTGTGCGTATCGGTGATGTCCTGCACTGTCGCCCCGTAACAAAGCCACTCACCGCTATCGCTAGGGCAGCGGCGCTGGAGCGCGCGGATAAGACCGAGCATTGAATGGTTGGTGCGCTCGAAATCTTCGCGCACCTCCGCAAAAAACGCCTCATCGAGCGGTACGACTCGACAGGTGTCGGCGAGCTGGCTAGCCGCCGCGGCGGGGATCAAACGGAATTCAGCCTCCGTCTCGGCCAGCACGACCATGACCTCGATCCATCCGGCGGTCAGCGCGGTATCGTCGAAGACCGCACGCAGTTCGGGTGTGGCCCAGGAATTCCGATAGATGGCTGAGTCGCTGATGTGTACCGACATGACGATTCGCTACCTCGTTGTAGTTCGCTGCTTCTATCAAAAAGCAGAATGCGCCGCGTTCGTGAGTCCGGTAATCCGGGATTCCATAGGCACCATCAGGGCGACGCTGCCTGAATCCCACTAGGGGGCAACCACACATCAGTCGCATAGCGCGCGGTCTTGCCGAGCGCAGTCTCTCCCATCGGGCAAGGTCGATTTGTCCGAATGTCGGAGACTGACTAAATTGGACGTTCAGGACCCAAAGCAATACCAGAGAGAGTCGACCAGCGCTATTTCGGCCGCGTCGTTTCCCTAGGGAATCGCGCCTCGCAGCGTATTACCGACCCGGACCGCATCGGCGACGAGGTACCACCCGGGCTGGTCTTGTCGGCCGTGCAGCCAGTCGCGCCCGCGCGGGAGCAGGGCGTCGCGTTCAAAATTCTGATCGATCAGTTTTTGCCAGACGAAGGCCCACTCCGGCTGGTTCTCGCGGTCGCTCAGCCAGTCGCGCCCGCGCGGGAGCAGGGCGTCGCGCTCAAAATTCTGATCGATCAGTTTTTGCCAGATAAAGGCCCACTCCGGTCGGTTCTCGCGGTCGCTCAGCCAGTCGCGCCCCCGCGGGAGCAGGGTATCGCGCTCAAACTTCTGATCGATCAATTTTCGCCAGACAAAGGCCCATTCCGGCTGGTTCTCGCGGTCGCTCAGCCAGCCGCGCCCGCGCGGGAGCAGGGCGTCGCGCTCAAAATTCTGATCGATCAGTTCTTGCCAGACGAAGGCCCACTCCGGCCGGTTCTCGCGGTTGCTCAGCCAGTCGCGCCCCCGCGGGAGCAGGGCGTCGCGCTCAAAGTTCTGATCGATCAAACCCCGGCTCTCACTAAGATCGCTAAGTCCTTCAAACGCCACCTTCGCGCCTTGCTCCTCCCCGTCCAAAACGGCCTCGAAGAAGCGATCAAGTGAGACGGCGAGCTGGTAATAGAAACCGTCGAGCGCGCGCCGACCTCCGAGCGCGCGTTGCTTAAATCTCGGATGCCTTTGCCAAGCCTCCTGCACATCCAGTAGGCTGATCACGATGGTAATACCTCACAAATTAACACGAATTAAGGGGCCAGGCTCGAAGTTCCACCCTCACTTGCCCACACTGCGCAGGATATCGTGCACTCGCAGGTTCAAGGCTTCAGCAAAGTGAATTCGTTCGTCTTCAGGAAACGGCGGAATCCCGTGTCGAAACTCACGAGGTGGTCGTGATGGGTCAGCACAGCGCCGGCGATCCAGGCGTTGGGAATGTCGTTGCAGATCAGCCGATGCTGCTCGCACAGGTGTTCGAAAACAGGCCATTCGGTTCCCAATCGAGGCATGTTATTCGGCATCCTGACCATCGTCCGCGTCCAACAGGGCACGGTTAGTCAAAGGGTCGGACACAGCCGCCGTCAATCCAGCGCTCCCGGCATGGATGGGTAACTGCGGTCGACCGCTGTGAGACCGTCCGGTTTGCGGGCGCAGCCGAAGGACCAGCCCCTCCTCGATCAGGCGGGTCAGGCTGGTCTGTTCCTGTGCTGCTGCGGCCTTGGCTTTGGCCAACAGCGCATCGTTGATATCGAACGTGGTTCTCATGGCATCCAGATGCAGATTCCTGCATGACTCTAGCATAAGCAGGACGCTCGTTCAAATCGATTCGTTCGCAAGTGCAGCTACGCCCCCCGAGTCGAATCCGACCTATGGCTCGTTGCTTTCAGTGTCGCTGCTTTAAGTGAAGCACGGGTCAGGCCTTACGCAAGAGCGTCATTAGTCCGAGCTCCTCGGGAGCGGGCTGCTAGGGTGAGAGGATCAAAATATAAGGACTTTTTTCCTTTTTGACCCCCTCATCCCCACCTTCTCCCGGAGGGAGAAGGAGTTAAATGCGTAAGTGCTGGCGTGTCTGCTCGACCTATGTCGAAGCCGGGCTCGAAGCCGCCGATCCCCGCGAGCACTCGTGGGCCGTTCGTAACAATGAGTCCTCCGCCATCCGGAGTCGCTGGCGACAGTCGCTGGTCCACGCATTGGCCTCTGCCAAGGCCCGCTCGCACTGGGCGATCATCGCATCCATGGCCTCGGGCGCCGCGCCCCCCGGTGCGGCACGTGCCGAGACGGCGGCCTCAGGATCCAGGGCATTGCGGAGAACCGCCTGCGAGATCTCGACCCGCTGGCCTAGTACCTGCTCCGCGGCCGCGGCCAGTTCTCCCGGCGTGAGCCGATTGAGGTCCCCACCCGCCAGACGCTGGCGCACGAGATGGCCGACCAGCCGGTGTGCCTGGCGAAAATCGAGACCGCTCTCCAGCACGAGCACCTCGGCGAGATCTGTCGCGAGCGCGAACCCGCGGTCGAGTCGGCTGCGCCCGCGCTGCTCATTGAAAGTCAGAAAGTTCACGACCTCGCCCATCAACTCCACTGCGCCATGCGTATCTTCGATCGCACGCGGGATCAGGCCGTAGAGTGGCAGGCGGTTGTCGGGCTGCCCCGAGGGTGTGCGGCCAGCCGCCGCGCTCGCCGCCAGCGTGCCGATCATCGTGCTGGCTACGCCGCGGACATGGGTAAAGGCGAAGGGATTCTTCTTTTGCGGCATGATCTTGCTCGCGCGCCCGTGCCGGTCATCGATCTCGATGAGACCGAATTCCTCGGTGGCATAGATCTGCAGGTCCTCGGCCAGGCGGTCGAGATTGATCAGGACCGCAGTCAGCACCGCGGCCGCCTCGATCGGCAGATCCGCCTGCCACATGGCATCGCGTGCGTGCGTGACCAGCCCATCGAAGCCTAGAAGCTCACTCAAGCGGCCGCGGTCTTGTGGCAAACGCGACCCATTGGTGCTGCCGCATCCCGCGGGGCTTTGATTCACGCGGCCGTAAAGCCCGCGAATGCGGTCGAGGTCGCGCAGCACAGGATAGGTGAAGCCGAGCAGATAATGGCCGAAGGTGGTCGGCTGCGCCGACTGGAGGTAGGTATAGTCGGGGAGCAAGGACGAGCGAAACTTGCGCGCCCGCGCGGTGATCAACTGGCCGGTCGTCGTCAGCGCCTCAGCAAGGCCCAGCAAGCCCCCGCGCAGCTTAATCAGAAACGCGGTTGTGGTCGCCTCGCGCCGCGCCCGACCGGCGCCCAACCACGTGCTCGCGCCGGTCTGCGTGGCCAACCACCACTCCCGATTGGTGTACAAATCGCCCCTGCTCGGATCCGGGGTGAAATCGGCGGGGCGCCCGTGGAGTTGCAAGAGCGCGGCGATGAGCGCCTGACCGGTGTCCTGGGGCACGATGCCGGCCTCCATCATGACGAGGGTGTGTGCAAGGTCGACCAAGCTGATCGCTTCGAATAGCTCTGCTTGGTCGTCAAGCTCCTTCGCGAAAGCCGTTCGTATGAGCAGATCGGAAGGGCCACGCTCGATGCGCGCGCCCACCTCGAGCACGTGCTCCGATACCGGTGACGGGCCGCCTGGCTCGCGGCTACTTCTTGTTGGCATGGAAGCTTATCGGCGTCTCGGCGCGCGCTGGCTCGATCTCATGAGGATCCCAGGCGCCTGAGCGTACCAGCTCGTCGGTGACCGAGCGCAGGGTTTCGAAGCGAAGTCTGCAGCGTAGCGATTCGACCGCCAATATCTGCTCGGGGTGGATATTGCCCAGCCCCACGTTAGTCCCGAAGCGACGGATCAGGTAGGCCTGCTGCTCCTTGAGCGGGGCCTCCCAGACGAGTCGGTCCGCTGCCGCGCCCAGGGTCTGGGCGATCACCGCCACGGCGTCGTCGATGACCTGGCCGTGCGCGTCGTAGATCCCGACCGCGCGGCCGGACTCCCGGCCTTCCACCACGACCCAGCGCGCGCCATGTTCCAGATCCTCCAGGGCCTGCTCGGCCATCTGCTCCGCCGAAGGCTGCTGCCTCGGGTCCTTCTTACCCACCTCGGTGATGGGAACGAGCCCGGCCTCCAGAGCGCAATGAATGATGTTCCTGCGGCGGAAGGCGGGCATGGGGATCGTGCCATCGGAGATCTCGACGGCGCTGAAGCCCAGGGTCTTGGCGTGCTTCATGTAATCGCGGCAATGGCGCTCGACGAGTGCGACCTCGAGCAACGTACCGCCGGGGAAGGTCAGCACCTCGTGCTCGGCGAGCAGCGCCAGCTTGCGCTGCAGAACCTGCTTGGTGAGGAATACGGAGGTTCCGAAGCTTAGCTTCCAATGGTCGATGCAGTGACCCGCGAGCTCGAGGGTATCGCGCAGCAGGCCCAGGCCTACGCCCGTGTCGATGACCATCGTGACCCCGGCGGGTCGGGGCTTTTGCGTGCGATCGCCGATGAGGCTCTCGACGATGGGATCCCAGGCGAGCTCAGGCATACTCCACACCCCGCGAGAGGAGGCCAAGGGCCTGCTCAACCATCGGAAGGTCGGCGCCCCAGGGTACCACCGCCGTCATGCCTTCGTGTTCGATGCCAAACTCGAGGAGGCAGCATTTGAGCAGGGTCGGGCGACTCGATGGCGGCGTGAGCCTCCGCGGACACATCTCCACCCGCGGTGGCTCATCCCCGTAATAATGCCGGTGGAACTGGAGGCTGCGTTCGCAGCCGATCAAGGTCCACGGGCGGCGCACGGGGGGGCGCTCATCGAGAAAGTACACGGGCGCCCCGAGATCATCGAGGCCGCCCGAGCGGCAGGGCACGAGATAAGCCTCGGGCTGGACGTGCCTACAAAGCTCGCGCAGATCGATACGCTCGAGATCCAGACAGATGGGCGGGAGGTCGGCATAGCTCAAGACGTGCTCGGCCATTGTGTAGAGCTTCGGGGGATCCGGCGGAGCGACCTCCACGATCCGCAGGATCAGGGGATCGGGGCGGTGGATGATGTTGATATGATCGAATGTGCCTTGAACGACTGCGGTCCGATTCCACCCGACGCGGTGTTCGCGGGCGAGCTTGGCGAGCGCCGAGCGGTTGGCCGGATCCGTTTCAGGGGATCGTATCAATACACTATCAGTGGGTAAGGCCAGCACCTCAACGGCCTCGACACGGGTGAACAGCGCGTCCGATTCGATCCGCTGCACCGCCGCCACCGCTACCTCATGCCCTGCCTGATGTAGGACCACGACGTCGGTGCGCCGATAGACCTCACGTGCCAGCAGATGCGCGCAAATCGCCGCCTCGGTCATGGCCCCCTCATAGGGCTGGTAGCTCACCCGACGATAAGGCAGGGGCACGAAGTTCTTCCGGGACTTGAGATCCCCGACCTTGAGCACTTCGCCACCCATACCCGCCGTCCGTCGTTCAGGCCAGGGTAAACCTACGCGCTTGGTCCTCGGGCCTTAGCTCCCGCTCATGGATCCGTAACGGGTCCAGGGCTCGGATAGACTCCACCATCTCCGGTGTAGGTAGAGGGACCAGCCCGAGGTCCTCGCGCACCGGGAACGTGAAACCCGTGTTCTCGCGCACCTCGGGGACGTCGACATCCGGGTAAAGCCCGGTGAGCCGCGCATGGCCGGATCCATCGAAATCGAAGACTCCGAGCTCGGTGACGAGGCTATCGGGCCCCCGCCCCCGATATCGCATCTCCGGACGGGTTCTTCCCTCGGCGCTGCGATGTCCCACGCTCGTAATGAAATCGCAGTCCTCGACTAACCGAAACCGGCGCCGACCTTTGGAATCTGGCGGGCTGCGATGGGCAGCGGTCCAAATGGTCACGCGGTCCACATCGCAGGATAGATTACAACCGCCACCCCCGCCCGGCAGCTTGAGCTGCAGCCGCTCCCGCCCGAGGCGGGTCACGTTCATGTTGCCCCAGCGGTCGATCTGTAGACCGGAGAGAAACATGCGGCCCAGACGCCCACTCGCCGCGAGGTCGAACAGCTCTTCGATGTCGAGGTGGCATTCCGCCTCGCGGTTCATCACCCAGTCGTTGGTGGTCGGGGCGAGGAACGGTGGCGTAGGGTTCACCCCATAGGTGGCGCCGGCAACGAGGACCAGGTGGGGTGCATGGGTCCGCTTCGCGAGGTGCAGCGCGAGTTGCACGAGCGGTGAACCGAAGCCGTGGAAGGCCACGATGCCGTCTTCGATCGTTCGAGCGATCTGATAGATCATCGCCTCGCCGAACGTACATGCCACGGGTGTTGCGCGATCAGGCATAGAGATCCATCCAAGCGTCCGAGCCCTGCTGCCATGAGGCGAGGCGTTTAAGCGCCGCTGCACCTCCGATGACCTCCAGATATTCGGCGTGCGAGGGACAGCCATAGACGTAGGGCTGCAGGTAACGATCGCGAAACGCCTCCGCGCCGTCGCTCGCACAGCGGTAGTATTCGGCGGTATGCCGGCGATCGTAGGCATAGAACGGATAGCACGCGGTCGGGTGTGCTCCGTACGCGACCTCGGCCAACGCCGTGACATAGAAATACGGGATAGTCACGCCAATCTCCCTTAGACGATCGGTCGGTACGATCTGCTCGACCGTCGCGATCAACTTCTTTGATGCCTTGGCGAATAGGACATCGGCAACAGGCGGTCCCTCGATATGCAGGTTGCCGTGGGCATCGCCATAGTGGGCATGCAGAATCGCGACATCGGGCTTCAGCGCGGGAACCAGGACCAGTTCTTCGCCGGTGAACGGACAGACCATGGTCTTGTAATCGGGATGCATCTGCATGAACCCCGTACCCCGGACCGAGCGGATAGGCATGAACGGCAGACCGGCGATCGTGGCGCGGAGTTGCTGCACGAGCGTATAGCAACAGCTATCCCGCACCTCGACCGCCCCGGACTCGCAGGCGCGCCGGTAGTTGGGCGCCATCCCGAAGTCTTGTTCGAATCCCACGTAGGATTCGGCGCTCACGACCACGGCGCCCGCCCCGCAAAGCAAGTCCACATCGATTCCATGCGCCGACCCCACGAGCCTGAGGCCCTTGATCTGCTGCCGCACCAGCTCGCGCAGAACCGCCATGGGCTCGCGCCAGGACAGACCACCGCCGACGGCCACGCAGTCGCTCTCGCGCACGTGGGCGACCAAGCTCGCAAGGTCACAGCGCTTGTCGGTTTGGGTGTACATTACATCGTTCAAATCGCGGTCATCCCGCCATCGACGCAAAAGGTGGCACCGGACACGAAGCTGGACTCATCGGTGGCTAGGAAGAGCGCGGCCTGCGCGATCTCCTCGGGCCGACCGAACCGCCCGATAGGGTATTTGGCTAGCTTCGCCTGGGTCTCTGAGGTCGTGTCTCGCCCCAAGATCTGCCGATCGAGTCCAGTGCCCGTCACCCTTCCCGGGCATAAGCAATTCACCCGGATCCCGAGGGCGGTGTAGTCGGCCGCCATTTGCCTGGTGAGCCCGATGACCGCCGCCTTCGCGGTACAGTAGGCGGCCATCTTCGGGAACCCGACCAGCCCCGCGATGGAGGCAAGGTTAACGATGGCGCCCCCATGTTGCTTCATATATGGCAGCACCGCTTGCGAGCACAGGAAGGTGCCGGTGACGTTGACGGCAATGACCCGCTCCCAGGAATCGAGGGTGGCGTCGTCGACGCTGCCAAACTCCGCGATACCTGCGTTGTTGATAAGCACGTGGACTCTGCCGGCATAGCGACTGATGATCTTCCCAAACGCCTCGGCGACACCGCGTGCGTCGGTCACATCGACGCAGAAGGCAGCGGCGTCCACACCACCCTTGCGCAGCTCCGCTGCGGCCCTTTCCGCCAGTGTACCATCGCGCTCTATGATCGACACGCGTGCGCCTTCGCGACCGAATAGACACGCCGTCTCGAACCCTATGCCAGCACCAGCCCCGGTGATGAGCACATTTTTGTTGGCTAACCTTTCCCCCATCTGACGGTTTTCCACCCGGCTTTTTGTTCGCCTATGTCTGCGTCCACCAGGGAGAAGGTTGCGGAGGGATCTAAAGGAACATTCCCTATGTTTCATCCCCTCACGCTAACCCTCCCCCCGAGGGCTGTAGCTTGCCCATAACATGTGCTGGACACAGCGCCCGCCGTGTCGTAGACTCGCGGCATGGTTACGATGGGCGGACGCACGTTCTCGCAGGAGATCCTGACTCGGATCGCCGAGGCCGTGTCGGCAGAGCCGGAGATCTCGCGACGGCAGCTGTCGCTCCGGGTTTGCGAGTGGATGGAGTGGCGAAACCCGGCAGGCCGGCTGCAGGAGATGAGCTGCCGCAAGAGCCTCTCGGAGTTGCATCGACGCGGGGTGATCGCGCTGCCGGCGATCACCGGGCGCTATGCCTTCCGGGAGCCCAGGCAGCACGTGGCCCCGCCACCGCTCGCGACGGTGGAATGCGCGCTTGCGGAGTTGGGCGAGGTGGAGATCGTGCGCGTCACCTCGAATGCCGGATCGGCGCTCTGGCGGGGCATGATGGACGCGCATCACTCCCTCAAGAGCGGGCCTTTGTGCGGGGCGCAGTTGCGCTATCTGGTGCAAAGCGAGCGTTACGGTTGGATCGGGGGCTTGAGCTACAGCGCCTGCGCGAGGCGGGTGGAATGCCGGGACGTCTGGATCGGTTGGACGGAGACGGCGCGGCGGCGCAATCACATGCTGGTGGTGAATAACAGCCGTTTCCTGATCCCGCCTTCGGTGAGGGTGCAGCACCTGGCCTCCTTCGTGTTGGCGCGCTGTCAGAGGCGCCTGGTCGATGACTGGGAAGCGGTGTACCACTACCGTCCCGTGCTCTTGGAGACCTACGTGGAACGCGGGCGATTTGCCGGGACCTGTTACCGCGCGGCCAATTGGACGGCGGTGGGGACGACCGGGGGGCGCGGGCGGCAAGGCACGGGGGCGACGATCAAGGATCTCTATGTCCTGCCCCTCTCGGGGGGCTGGCAGCAGGCGTTGTGTCGCGAGGCCGATGGGCAAGTGCAGATCCGCACCGTGCAGCCAGCGCGTCCACCGCGGGACTGGATCGAGGCGGAGTTGGGGGGTGCGAACATGGGCGATGCGCGCTTGACCGCGAGACTCTTGCAGATGACCGGCCTGTTCTATGACAAGCCGACGGCGAATATCCCGCAGGCCTCGGGCTCGACCATGGCGGCCAAGGCGGCGTACCGGTTTCTGGATAATGAAAAGGTCGAGTGGCGGGCCATCCTGGCGCCGCACTATGCGGCCACCGAGGAACGTATGCGCGAGGCGCCGCTCGTCTTGGTGGCCCAAGACACCACGACACTCAATTACAGCACCCATCCGCATACCCGAGGTCTGGGTCCGATCGGCACCGACAGCGAAGCGGTGCGGGGGTTGA
This window harbors:
- a CDS encoding FAD-dependent oxidoreductase — encoded protein: MHLIVVGGVAAGAKAAAKARRVNRDIAITLFQDESEVSYTACGQPYYLSGLVPSREALIIRRASEFKTDGIEVHLRHRVVDLSTEERVVKVRDLDRNRLEVVPYDRLILATGARPVIPAVPGNHLDGVVTLRTMAELDRFRSALDRLRPKDAVIVGAGYIGLEVAESLHALGVTVTIVERLERLFPRLDPEMGQWVHDYLIAQGVRVIVDDGMAEITENAGRVAPVVTASGRRLPAELVVLAIGIRPNVELAEQGGIALGPTGAIAVDPRMETNVKGVFAAGDCAESFHRLTRAPLWEPLGDIANLQGRVAGENAAGGDARFPGVLGTGIFKTFDLNVGLTGLSEATAREAGLSPIAAVIGARDKARYYPGARELTLKLVAESGSGRLLGAQAVGLGAVDKMIDIAATALLGGLSCRDLENADLAYAPPFSPVLSPIIVAASTLSRKLS
- a CDS encoding DUF2191 domain-containing protein — encoded protein: MRTTFDINDALLAKAKAAAAQEQTSLTRLIEEGLVLRLRPQTGRSHSGRPQLPIHAGSAGLTAAVSDPLTNRALLDADDGQDAE
- a CDS encoding lyase family protein codes for the protein MPTRSSREPGGPSPVSEHVLEVGARIERGPSDLLIRTAFAKELDDQAELFEAISLVDLAHTLVMMEAGIVPQDTGQALIAALLQLHGRPADFTPDPSRGDLYTNREWWLATQTGASTWLGAGRARREATTTAFLIKLRGGLLGLAEALTTTGQLITARARKFRSSLLPDYTYLQSAQPTTFGHYLLGFTYPVLRDLDRIRGLYGRVNQSPAGCGSTNGSRLPQDRGRLSELLGFDGLVTHARDAMWQADLPIEAAAVLTAVLINLDRLAEDLQIYATEEFGLIEIDDRHGRASKIMPQKKNPFAFTHVRGVASTMIGTLAASAAAGRTPSGQPDNRLPLYGLIPRAIEDTHGAVELMGEVVNFLTFNEQRGRSRLDRGFALATDLAEVLVLESGLDFRQAHRLVGHLVRQRLAGGDLNRLTPGELAAAAEQVLGQRVEISQAVLRNALDPEAAVSARAAPGGAAPEAMDAMIAQCERALAEANAWTSDCRQRLRMAEDSLLRTAHECSRGSAASSPAST
- a CDS encoding pyridoxal-phosphate dependent enzyme, whose amino-acid sequence is MASGEPSFIGPPNPWEALAEIRREPLAELPTPLSPMRRLSRAIGGPGLWFKRDDLIGFGLGGNKVRGLELLVPDAMAQGAEVLVTGAGTQSNHVRATAAAAACCGLRCAAVFWGDAPEGVDGNYRVTRMLGAEAVFTGDPDRTSVDRGIEALCEELRHKGQRPYPIPRGGACALGALGHTLAAHELFEQCRQLGLAPESIVLATGSGGTHAGWLVGTRALGSPWTVESFTVSREAEAMRIEITRLATEAAALLGLDWRFAPAEAIVHGGFIGAGYGIPSPAAADAIQLVGRTEGVLLDPTYTGKAMAGLLEHLRRGLAPYRSVVFLHTGGEPAFFAGDGEWLA
- a CDS encoding type II toxin-antitoxin system HicB family antitoxin, which codes for MYRYEVVIFWSAEDDAFVAEVPELPGCMAHGDSYELALAQAQEAISLWIDTAREFGDRVPEPKGRRLHLA
- a CDS encoding phosphosulfolactate synthase; protein product: MPELAWDPIVESLIGDRTQKPRPAGVTMVIDTGVGLGLLRDTLELAGHCIDHWKLSFGTSVFLTKQVLQRKLALLAEHEVLTFPGGTLLEVALVERHCRDYMKHAKTLGFSAVEISDGTIPMPAFRRRNIIHCALEAGLVPITEVGKKDPRQQPSAEQMAEQALEDLEHGARWVVVEGRESGRAVGIYDAHGQVIDDAVAVIAQTLGAAADRLVWEAPLKEQQAYLIRRFGTNVGLGNIHPEQILAVESLRCRLRFETLRSVTDELVRSGAWDPHEIEPARAETPISFHANKK
- a CDS encoding adenylosuccinate lyase family protein is translated as MSVHISDSAIYRNSWATPELRAVFDDTALTAGWIEVMVVLAETEAEFRLIPAAAASQLADTCRVVPLDEAFFAEVREDFERTNHSMLGLIRALQRRCPSDSGEWLCYGATVQDITDTHTARILVKVRDIFADQLTRIATVLSGLASRYRDTPMCGRTHGQPGLPITFGFKAAGWLDEVQRHRQRLKEVGARIGVGQLAGGVGSLSAFGPEALGMQQRFLEKLGLTAPAISWTASRDRLAEWLNLLALIAATADRIGHEIYNLQRPEIGEVCEGFVPGTVGSITMPQKRNPEIAEHLGTLARVVRYQAAHMGENLVHDHERDGRAWKGEWALLPGACLATGKALALLHDLLEHLEVNADRMRDNLLATKGFVQAEQVMLALSPKLGKQSAHALVYRVAMDAAERGIPLREAVLAEPRIVAQVGVAGIECLFDVGQGTGCCAEMVDRVLAQAGREP